The following is a genomic window from Episyrphus balteatus chromosome 1, idEpiBalt1.1, whole genome shotgun sequence.
TGATTGCCATCGGCATGTGGTCCTCGACGGACCGGACTTGATAGTGATCGATTTAAAGGTGGTACAGCGTTTCGAGATCTTCGATTTGATCGACGTTGTCGTGGTGGCACTATTGGTGCTGCAGCTGGAATGGGTCGTCGATATGTAACAGTGGTTACAActgcaaaaatataaaagaaagttAGAAAAGTTCATTCTGGAAGAATTAGGCATACCATCGTTTGGCCTCTGTGTAAAATTCTTTTGAACATTAAAGCATCGTTTAATGCAAAGTGCACAGGTCATGAGACAGATAAATATGGCAATTCCCAGAGCGATTCCTGTGAAGAATACAAACTTTAAATCATCATCGGTATATTTTCCTCGTTTGATGACCTCTCCAGCGGTCTTgtcttttatcaaaattctcaaatttgcCAAACAACTGCGATGTAGATGGCAAATCTTGACAAGACTTTGTTCTTCACAAGCTTCAGCTTCAATCAAATCTTGATCAATTGGTTTTTTGGGTTTCCATACATTTTCAATTGGAATAAATTCCTTAGGTTCAGGTTCAGTTTCAATTGAAGGTGACGACGGCATAGGTGCTGCCATCATTCTTTCAAACATAATATGAGGTTCATTATTATACCGACCctcagtttttatattaaaaacttcACACGAATGCAGTCTTGTTTCGATTCCTTTTCGTTTCAATAGCTTTAAGGTAGCATCGAAACCATTATCACAGATCCAACGATTTTGTTCTAAATTAAGTatttgcaagttttttaatGAATTGAATGCTGTAGCACTAAGAGTTATCATAAGATTATTTGAAATATCAACATCTTTCAAATTGGGTATTTCTTTAAACATTTGAGGATAGATGTATGTTATTTGTGCATTATTTAAGTTGAGATATTTAATTGATGAACTCCGGAGGAGGGGTTTATTTTGAAGTGACATGAATTTGTTGCTTGATAGATTTAGAGATGTTAGCTTGGTGTTTGCTTCGAATATTCGTTCGTCAAAATATTCCAAACGATTGTGTGATAAATCGATGAATTTGACTTCACGAAGTGAGCTAAATGCGTCCAAGTAAATTGTGTGGAGTGCATTATGGGTGATGGTTAGGTTTATAACGTAGATGAGGCCCTAAAATAGAGaaacatatatttaatatttttattttatttaatcataGTACAAGCTTAAAAGTAAAACCAAATTAATACTAACTTAACCTACATATATTAACGCTGCAGCGCGCTGCGCTGGTCATGTTAAGGAGTTGAGTCAATATTCCCAAAGAAAGGCAAGTAAGACAAAGCGAATAAATCTTTTTGAACGTGTTAAATTCCATGAGAATGGACcaaacgtttaataaaaccaattaAACTAAAAGATCGGTTGGCCTGATCAATGTTGGGTTTGAAATATAGAATTCTATCTTATAAGACGCCCAGATCCAAATTTAGCAAAGTCAGTCCGTGTAAAATAGTAAACTTCATTACCATTCTCAAgaaatgtaagttttttttagacaaattcAATGCAAGTAGTATTTTTTATACCTTTAAGAAAGCCGTGTTAGAAGGGTGAGAATAAAGACTTACAGTAGAAACAGACTGAGCAGTTTCGCGAAAAAAAGTGATTCTCATAATTCTCTCTGTCCGTCTGTGTGCATGTTCCTATCTCAACCTACACTCCAAACCAACGAATTAGCAATTAAAGTTTGTTTAGGACCAAAGTTAACGGTCCTCCTgtacaaaaaagaaacatatCGCTGGCCGAGAATTATAAGGTTGTATGTTTTATGGAAACCCCTGCAGACATACAACCcaataattctcagccagcgatatgtaaaagttttctttacttttctgcagtggttttctttaaaaactgttGCCAGTTTTTTGTAGATTTATATTTGGTAATGCAGGCTATTTTgttcaattgatttttaatgcaaatataatGTTGCCAGTTTCAGTTTTTAAAGTGACAATCTTACTTGCCTCATAGGTATGCACTGACTATGGGCAAGTTAAAGATTCGTTAACAAAAATCGAACTGGAGATAACTCTAGGCATTGCATTACCATGATAGAGAATGTGAAATTATGTCTGTGTGCTTTTCTTAGGTGATTCAATCGaagggaaattaaaattttattttaagtgtcaAAATTAACGTTATACCTGGCCAAAATggacaaaaatatattattcttaaaaacggATCTAACAGTTTTGATCATAAGTTTTGTGTTATCTTTCGCTAATAAGgccataatttttgaataagataaatattttttaatcgtTACTGACGgtacctcaaaaaaaaaattaaaagcatgttgtattttattttactattttttaatttgtttcttagtattctttgttatacaagaaatcaaatgggaAACTTTTTTTGGATAACAAAACCTTTTAAACagatgttttcttatttttagaaccaaattttaaatttgcttttttttgtttatttccttttaccaatttttaaaaactataggtaacatttctaattaaaattatttgacacCAACTTCAATCCATCACCTTAAAAGGCACTATGTCGCCACCTTGAACTATCAAGTTGAAGCTTAAGgtacaaacagacagacagattaCCAGAATTgcgaattcaattttttgcattctctagTATCAAATATAATGTTTGAGatctttttatttgcaaatcATGAACTTAACCACTTTCTTATATCATACGTAAAAACAATCGTcaacaatctaaaaaaaaacttatatattGATATTATATGACCTATTATTGTTTTTCAACTTCAATATTTTCTATGTTGCAAGAAACTGAACAAAATAAGTATTGTACTTGACCTTAAATGCtgcttctttttttattttaataaataaatcaaggcttgttccacttttttttttcaaatcagtcattctttttctttgtattttgaTGATTTATACCTTTTTATTCTAGCCGCATTGGTTTGGGAATGTTTTCACTAATTTTCTTATCTAACCTTATCTGTctgtttatgaaattaacaaattaaaaaaagaacgtAACTCACCTCAAAACAGACATTATCCAATGTAGTGATGTCATTGTGTGACAAATCAAGTAACTCCACCGCACTTGGTACTTCGACATTTGGTGTAATTAATTGTTGTCcactacaaacaaaataaaaaggataAAACCATATCAAAACAATGTAAACACTCCTTTTTTTAaccataaaattaattatattctt
Proteins encoded in this region:
- the LOC129907663 gene encoding uncharacterized protein LOC129907663: MAIKLNFITFIILLLIASKEINATKTETETETEHCPSYCKCDLYENLNRADCSGQQLITPNVEVPSAVELLDLSHNDITTLDNVCFEGLIYVINLTITHNALHTIYLDAFSSLREVKFIDLSHNRLEYFDERIFEANTKLTSLNLSSNKFMSLQNKPLLRSSSIKYLNLNNAQITYIYPQMFKEIPNLKDVDISNNLMITLSATAFNSLKNLQILNLEQNRWICDNGFDATLKLLKRKGIETRLHSCEVFNIKTEGRYNNEPHIMFERMMAAPMPSSPSIETEPEPKEFIPIENVWKPKKPIDQDLIEAEACEEQSLVKICHLHRSCLANLRILIKDKTAGEVIKRGKYTDDDLKFVFFTGIALGIAIFICLMTCALCIKRCFNVQKNFTQRPNDVVTTVTYRRPIPAAAPIVPPRQRRSNRRSRNAVPPLNRSLSSPVRRGPHADGNQSDFATFITRFFERPTRHQYYRTINENTAHMIRRLSQSNLFNNRRSRNFNETTTPNSSGEGEPFVYPLAIESRASLDEPLVHQPTGSRWEEPPARPETPPPAYGDVVRPKRDN